A window of the Radiobacillus deserti genome harbors these coding sequences:
- a CDS encoding M20/M25/M40 family metallo-hydrolase yields MIQVNEDRIVKEFLELVQVDSETKHEAQIAEVLKEKFSALGLDVYEDNSKEKTGHGAGNLICTLKGNKDVDSIYFTSHMDTVVPGTSIKPSIKDGYILTDGTTILGADDKAGIAAILEAIRLLKEQNLEHGDIQIVITAGEESGLVGAKELDVSRLYAKYGYAIDSDGHVGNIIVAAPTQAKILAKVKGKTAHAGVAPEKGVSAITIASKAISKMPLGRIDDETTANIGRFEGGSQTNIVCDYVEILAEARSLETSKMEAQVEKMKRAFEEAAEEMGGSVDLDIKVMYPGYKRGPEDLVVQTAQKAAKKIGRESQLLKSGGGSDANVIAGHGIPTVNLAVGYEEIHTTNEKMPISELVKMAELIVAITQEVQKS; encoded by the coding sequence ATGATTCAAGTTAATGAAGATCGTATTGTAAAAGAATTTTTGGAGCTTGTGCAAGTAGACTCTGAAACGAAACACGAGGCACAAATTGCGGAAGTGCTTAAGGAAAAATTTTCAGCATTAGGATTAGATGTGTATGAAGATAACAGTAAAGAAAAAACAGGACATGGTGCTGGAAACCTTATCTGTACATTAAAAGGCAACAAAGATGTGGATTCTATTTATTTCACATCACACATGGACACTGTCGTACCGGGGACTTCCATAAAACCTTCCATAAAGGATGGATACATATTAACGGATGGAACAACCATACTGGGAGCAGATGATAAAGCAGGAATTGCTGCCATTCTCGAGGCAATTCGATTGCTTAAAGAACAAAATCTAGAACATGGAGACATTCAAATCGTCATAACTGCAGGGGAAGAGTCAGGATTAGTTGGGGCAAAAGAATTGGATGTCAGCAGACTTTATGCAAAGTATGGGTATGCGATAGATAGTGACGGTCATGTTGGGAATATTATTGTCGCGGCTCCAACCCAAGCAAAAATCCTTGCCAAAGTAAAAGGAAAAACGGCACATGCCGGTGTTGCACCAGAAAAAGGGGTCTCCGCTATAACAATAGCTTCTAAAGCTATTTCAAAAATGCCATTAGGTAGAATTGATGACGAAACTACGGCAAACATCGGTAGGTTCGAAGGTGGATCACAAACAAATATTGTATGTGATTACGTGGAAATCCTTGCAGAAGCACGTTCCTTAGAAACTTCAAAAATGGAAGCGCAAGTGGAGAAAATGAAACGAGCGTTTGAGGAAGCAGCTGAAGAAATGGGAGGCTCTGTTGATCTTGATATTAAGGTCATGTACCCAGGGTATAAACGCGGACCAGAGGATCTCGTCGTACAAACCGCTCAAAAGGCGGCTAAGAAAATCGGAAGGGAAAGCCAACTGCTAAAAAGTGGTGGAGGAAGTGATGCAAATGTCATTGCTGGCCACGGCATTCCAACGGTTAACCTTGCAGTCGGTTATGAAGAGATTCATACAACGAATGAAAAAATGCCAATATCAGAATTAGTGAAAATGGCTGAATTGATTGTCGCGATTACACAAGAAGTTCAGAAATCCTAA